In Drosophila yakuba strain Tai18E2 chromosome 2R, Prin_Dyak_Tai18E2_2.1, whole genome shotgun sequence, a single genomic region encodes these proteins:
- the LOC6530185 gene encoding pre-mRNA-processing-splicing factor 8, translated as MSIPPYMMPQNAWAAQLMAQQAYAAAHAQQAQLHAQQQMANQIQQIPPPGAPLPPSSGHPNGIPVPAGGQGPGLGQIPTPKPDILTEEKLQEKALKWQHLQSKRFAEKRKFGFVDTQKEDMPPEHIRKIIRDHGDMTSRKYRHDKRVYLGALKYMPHAVLKLLENMPMPWEQIRDVQVLYHITGAITFVNEIPWVIEPVYIAQWGTMWIMMRREKRDRRHFKRMRFPPFDDEEPPLDYADNVLDVEPLEAIQIELDNDEDNAVYKWFYDHRPLVDTQFVNGTTYRKWNLSLPQLATLYRLANQLLTDLVDNNFFYLFDPKSFFTAKALNMAIPGGPKFEPLIKDHNVGDEDWNEFNDINKVIIRQPIRTEYRIAFPYLYNNMPHFVHLSWYHTPNVVYIKTEDPDLPAFYFDPLINPISHRNANSKIQEPLPDDDEDFTLPDDVQPFLQDTPLYTDNTANGIALLWAPRPFNMRSGRSRRAIDVPLVKCWYKEHCPPGHPVKVRVSYQKLLKYYVLNALKHRKPKPQKKRYLFRSFKATKFFQTTTLDWVEAGLQVCRQGYNMLNLLIHRKNLNYLHLDYNFNLKPVKTLTTKERKKSRFGNAFHLCREILRLTKLIIDSHVQYRLNNVDAFQLADGLQYIFAHVGQLTGMYRYKYKLMRQIRMCKDLKHLIYYRFNTGPVGKGPGCGFWAPGWRVWLFFMRGITPLLERWLGNLLSRQFEGRHSKGVAKTVTKQRVESHFDLELRASVMHDIVDMMPEGIKQNKARTILQHLSEAWRCWKANIPWKVPGLPIPIENMILRYVKMKADWWTNTAHYNRERIRRGATVDKTVCKKNLGRLTRLYLKAEQERQHNYLKDGPYISPEEAVAIYTTTVHWLESRRFAPIPFPPLSYKHDTKLLILALERLKEAYSVKSRLNQSQREELGLIEQAYDNPHEALSRIKRHLLTQRAFKEVGIEFMDLYSHLIPVYEVEPLEKITDAYLDQYLWYEADKRRLFPPWIKPSDTEPPPLLAYKWCQGINNLQDVWDVGEGECNVLLESRFEKLYEKIDLTLLNRLLRLIVDHNIADYMTAKNNVVINYKDMNHTNSYGIIRGLQFSSFITQYYGLVLDLLVLGLHRSSEMAGPPQMPNDFLTFQDTVTETAHPIRLYCRYVDRIHLFFRFSAEEARDLIQRYLTEHPDPNNENIVGYNNKKCWPRDARMRLMKHDVNLGRAVFWDIKNRLPRSVTTIGWESTFVSVYSKDNPNLLFNMSGFECRILPKCRTQNEEFTHRDGVWNLQNEITKERTAQCFLRVDDESLGRFHNRVRQILMASGSTTFTKIVNKWNTALIGLMTYFREAVVNTQELLDLLVKCENKIQTRIKIGLNSKMPSRFPPVVFYTPKELGGLGMLSMGHVLIPQSDLRWSKQTDVGITHFRSGMSHDEDQLIPNLYRYIQPWESEFIDSQRVWAEYALKRQEANAQNRRLTLEDLEDSWDRGIPRINTLFQKDRHTLAYDKGWRIRTEFKQYQVLKQNPFWWTHQRHDGKLWNLNNYRTDMIQALGGVEGILEHTLFKGTYFPTWEGLFWEKASGFEESMKYKKLTNAQRSGLNQIPNRRFTLWWSPTINRANVYVGFQVQLDLTGIFMHGKIPTLKISLIQIFRAHLWQKIHESIVMDLCQVFDQELDALEIETVQKETIHPRKSYKMNSSCADILLFPAYKWNVSRPSLLADTKDTMDNTTTQKYWLDIQLRWGDYDSHDVERYARAKFLDYTTDNMSIYPSPTGVLIAIDLAYNLHSAYGNWFPGCKTLIQQAMAKIMKANPALYVLRERIRKALQLYSSEPTEPYLSSQNYGELFSNQIIWFVDDTNVYRVTIHKTFEGNLTTKPINGAIFIFNPRTGQLFLKIIHTSVWAGQKRLGQLAKWKTAEEVAALIRSLPVEEQPKQIIVTRKGMLDPLEVHLLDFPNIVIKGSELQLPFQACLKVEKFGDLILKATEPQMVLFNLYDDWLKTISSYTAFSRLILILRALHVNTERTKIILKPDKTTITEAHHIWPTLTDEEWIKVEVQLKDLILADYGKKNNVNVASLTQSEIRDIILGMEISAPSAQRQQIAEIEKQTKEQNQLTATTTRTTNKHGDEIITSTTSNYETQTFSSKTEWRVRAISATNLHLRTNHIYVSSDDIKETGYTYILPKNILKKFVTISDLRAQIAGYLYGVSPPDNPQVKEIRCIVMPPQWGTHQTINLPNALPTHQYLKDMEPLGWIHTQPNELPQLSPQDITTHAKIMQENSNWDGEKTIVITCSFTPGSCSLTAYKLTPSGFEWGSKNTDKGNNPKGYLPSHYERVQMLLSNKFLGFFMVPAQSSWNYNFMGVRHDPNMKYELQLANPKEFYHELHRTSHFLLFSNLEDGGDGAGADREDVYA; from the exons ATGTCCATTCCGCCGTACATGATGCCGCAGAATGCGTGGGCGGCTCAGCTGATGGCCCAGCAGGCCTACGCGGCGGCCCACGCTCAGCAGGCTCAACTGCACGCCCAGCAGCAGATGGCCAACCAGATTCAGCAGATTCCGCCACCGGGTGCTCCGCTGCCGCCGTCCAGTGGCCACCCGAACGGTATACCCGTCCCAGCAGGAGGTCAGGGCCCAGGATTGGGCCAGATTCCCACTCCCAAGCCGGACATACTGACCGAGGAGAAGCTACAGGAGAAGGCCCTCAAATGGCAGCATCTGCAGTCCAAGCGATTCGCTGAGAAGCGCAAGTTTGGCTTCGTGGATACCCAGAAGGAGGACATGCCGCCGGAGCACATCAGGAAAATCATTCGCGACCACGGAGATATGACGTCGCGCAAGTATCGTCATGACAAGCGAGTCTACCTGGGCGCCCTGAAGTACATGCCACATGCAGTGCTCAAGCTGCTGGAGAACATGCCCATGCCATGGGAGCAGATCCGGGATGTCCAGGTGCTGTACCACATCACAGGAGCCATCACCTTTGTTAATGAGATTCCCTGGGTTATTGAACCTGTCTACATTGCCCAATGGGG AACAATGTGGATCATGATGCGGCGAGAGAAACGTGATCGTCGCCACTTCAAGCGCATGAGATTCCCGCCCTTCGACGACGAGGAGCCGCCTCTGGACTACGCCGACAACGTACTGGACGTGGAGCCCTTGGAAGCCATTCAAATTGAGCTGGACAATGATGAAGACAATGCCGTATACAAATGGTTTTATGACCATCGTCCTCTAGTGGATACGCA GTTTGTAAATGGCACTACCTACCGAAAATGGAATCTTTCCCTGCCACAGCTAGCTACGCTGTATCGATTGGCCAACCAATTGCTGACGGATTTAGTGGACAATAACTTTTTTTATCTGTTTGACCCCAAAAGTTTCTTCACCGCCAAGGCTCTTAATATGGCCATTCCAGGTGGACCCAAGTTTGAGCCCCTCATTAAGGATCACAATGTTGG AGATGAGGATTGGAACGAGTTTAACGACATAAACAAAGTCATTATCCGACAACCAATTCGCACGGAATACCGCATTGCCTTTCCTTACTTGTACAACAATATGCCGCACTTTGTGCATTTGAGCTG GTATCACACTCCCAACGTGGTCTACATTAAGACCGAAGACCCCGATCTGCCCGCATTTTACTTTGATCCGCTCATCAACCCCATATCCCATCGCAATGCTAACTCCAAAATTCAGGAGCCCCTACCAGATGACGATGAGGACTTTACTCTTCCGGACGATGTGCAACCGTTCCTGCAGGACACCCCCCTGTACACTGACAATACTGCAAACGGAATTGCATTACTGTGGGCACCCCGCCCCTTCAACATGCGCTCCGGCCGCTCCCGACGCGCCATCGATGTGCCGCTGGTCAAGTGCTGGTACAAGGAGCATTGTCCACCTGGCCATCCGGTTAAGGTGCGCGTTAGCTACCAAAAATTGCTCAAATACTACGTGCTTAATGCCCTAAAACACCGGAAACCAAAGCCCCAAAAGAAACG CTACCTATTCCGTTCGTTTAAGGCCACAAAATTCTTCCAGACTACAACTCTGGATTGGGTGGAGGCTGGATTGCAAGTTTGTCGTCAGGGATACAACATGCTGAACCTCTTGATTCACCGAAAAAATCTTAACTACTTGCATTTGGATTACAATTTTAACTTAAAACCTGTTAAAACTCTGACAACTAAGGAGCGTAAAAAGTCGCGATTCGGAAATG CTTTCCATTTGTGCCGTGAGATCCTGCGTCTGACCAAGCTAATCATTGACTCTCATGTACAGTATCGGCTGAACAATGTGGACGCCTTTCAGTTGGCTGACGGACTGCAGTACATATTCGCCCATGTTGGCCAGCTGACTGGCATGTATCGCTATAAATACAAGCTAATGAGGCAGATTCGAATGTGCAAGGATCTGAAACATTTGATATACTACCGCTTTAACACAGGACCTGTGGGTAAGGGACCCGGATGTGGCTTTTGGGCGCCTGGATGGCGAGTCTGGCTGTTCTTTATGCGCGGCATCACTCCGCTGCTGGAACGCTGGCTGGGCAATCTACTGTCGCGTCAGTTCGAGGGTCGACACTCCAAGGGTGTGGCCAAGACGGTAACTAAGCAGCGTGTTGAATCCCATTTCGATTTGGAACTGCGTGCCTCTGTAATGCACGACATTGTGGACATGATGCCTGAGGGCATCAAGCAGAACAAAGCCCGTACCATTTTGCAGCATTTATCGGAGGCATGGCGTTGCTGGAAGGCGAACATTCCGTGGAAGGTGCCCGGACTACCCATTCCCATTGAGAATATGATCCTGCGTTACGTGAAGATGAAAGCCGACTGGTGGACGAACACGGCCCACTATAATCGAGAACGTATCCGACGTGGAGCAACTGTGGACAAGACAGTCTGCAAAAAGAATCTGGGGCGACTAACGCGTCTTTATCTAAAGGCGGAGCAAGAGAGGCAGCACAACTACTTGAAGGATGGTCCGTACATATCACCGGAAGAGGCCGTGGCTATTTACACAACCACGGTTCATTGGCTGGAGTCACGTCGCTTTGCGCCCATTCCTTTCCCTCCACTTTCGTACAAACACGACACCAAGCTGCTGATTTTGGCCCTTGAGAGGTTAAAAGAGGCGTACAGCGTTAAGTCCAGACTAAATCAAAGTCAGCGTGAGGAGCTGGGCCTCATCGAACAAGCCTACGACAATCCTCATGAGGCATTGTCCCGCATCAAGCGTCACCTGCTCACGCAGCGAGCCTTCAAGGAG GTGGGCATTGAGTTCATGGACTTGTACAGTCATCTGATTCCAGTGTACGAAGTGGAACCCCTGGAAAAGATCACAGATGCATATTTGGATCAGTATCTGTGGTATGAGGCTGACAAGCGACGATTGTTCCCGCCATGGATCAAACCAAGCGATACGGAGCCGCCACCATTGTTGGCCTACAAGTGGTGTCAAG GAATTAACAATCTGCAAGATGTTTGGGATGTGGGTGAGGGCGAGTGCAATGTGCTGCTGGAGTCTAGATTCGAAAAGCTTTACGAGAAAATTGACTTGACGCTGCTCAATCGTTTGCTCCGTTTAATTGTCGATCACAATATCGCCGATTACATGACTGCCAAGAACAACGTTGTGATCAACTACAAGGACATGAACCACACGAACAGCTACGGCATCATTCGCGGTCTGCAGTTCTCATCGTTTATCACGCAGTACTATGGACTGGTGCTAGATCTATTGGTTTTGGGTCTCCACCGATCCAGCGAGATGGCTGGCCCTCCCCAAATGCCGAACGACTTCCTCACGTTCCAGGACACAGTCACAGAGACGGCACATCCTATTCGCTTATACTGCCGCTATGTCGATCGTATTCACTTGTTCTTTAGATTCTCGGCGGAGGAGGCGCGGGATCTGATCCAGCGCTACCTTACCGAGCATCCGGATCCGAACAACGAAAATATTGTGGGCTACAATAACAAAAAGTGCTGGCCACGCGATGCTCGCATGCGTTTGATGAAGCACGATGTTAATTT gGGTCGCGCCGTCTTCTGGGACATTAAAAACCGTCTACCTCGCTCAGTGACCACTATTGGTTGGGAGAGCACTTTCGTCTCGGTGTATTCCAAAGATAATCCGAATCTGTTGTTCAACATGAGTGGATTTGAATGTCGCATTTTGCCAAAG TGTCGCACTCAGAATGAAGAGTTCACCCATCGTGATGGTGTTTGGAATTTACAGAACGAAATCACCAAGGAACGCACTGCTCAGTGCTTCCTGCGGGTGGACGATGAGTCATTGGGTCGGTTCCATAATCGTGTCCGACAAATCCTGATGGCTTCTGGGTCCACTACGTTTACAAAG ATTGTGAACAAATGGAACACTGCGCTTATAGGTTTGATGACCTACTTCCGCGAGGCTGTGGTCAATACTCAGGAGCTGTTGGATCTGTTAGTGAAGTGCGAAAACAAAATTCAGACTCGTATCAAGATTGGCCTCAACTCTAAGATGCCTTCCCGTTTCCCGCCCGTTGTGTTCTACACTCCCAAGGAACTGGGCGGTCTGGGAATGTTGAGCATGGGTCACGTTTTGATTCCGCAATCCGATCTGCGTTGGTCCAAGCAAACGGACGTGGGCATAACCCATTTCCGCTCCG GTATGTCCCACGATGAGGATCAGCTTATTCCCAACCTGTATCGCTACATTCAGCCATGGGAGAGTGAGTTTATAGACTCACAGCGAGTGTGGGCGGAATACGCATTGAAGCGTCAGGAGGCGAATGCCCAGAACCGTAGGCTGACACTGGAGGATTTAGAGGACAGCTGGGATCGCGGTATTCCGCGTATCAACACATTATTCCAAAAGGATCGTCACACTCTGGCCTACGACAAGGGCTGGCGCATTCGTACGGAGTTCAAGCAATACCAGGTGCTAAAGCAAAATCCCTTCTGGTGGACGCACCAGCGTCACGACGGCAAGCTGTGGAACCTGAACAATTACCGTACAGATATGATCCAGGCGTTGGGAGGAGTGGAGGGCATTCTCGAGCATACGCTGTTTAAGGGCACCTACTTCCCCACTTGGGAGGGTCTCTTCTGGGAGAAGGCCTCCGGTTTCGAAGAGTCGATGAAGTACAAGAAGCTGACCAATGCTCAGCGATCGGGTCTTAACCAGATTCCGAATCGTCGATTCACACTTTGGTGGTCACCGACTATCAATCGAGCGAATGTGTATGTCGGTTTCCAGGTGCAGCTGGATCTGACTGGCATTTTCATGCACGGCAAGATTCCGACACTGAAAATCTCTCTGATTCAAATATTCCGAGCCCATTTGTGGCAGAAGATCCACGAGTCGATTGTTATGGATTTGTGTCAGGTCTTCGATCAGGAATTGGACGCCTTGGAAATCGAAACGGTGCAGAAGGAAACCATCCATCCACGTAAGTCCTACAAGATGAACTCATCGTGTGCCGACATCCTGCTCTTCCCCGCCTACAAATGGAATGTATCGCGACCATCACTGTTGGCCGACACCAAGGACACTATGGATAACACCACCACCCAAAAATACTGGCTGGATATCCAGTTGCGTTGGGGCGATTATGACTCGCACGATGTGGAGCGCTATGCCAGGGCCAAGTTCCTCGATTACACCACGGACAACATGTCCATCTATCCCTCACCGACGGGTGTGTTGATTGCCATTGATTTGGCCTACAACCTGCACTCCGCATACGGCAACTGGTTCCCCGGATGCAAGACCCTCATTCAGCAGGCCATGGCCAAAATCATGAAGGCAAACCCCGCGCTCTATGTATTGCGTGAGCGCATCCGCAAGGCGTTGCAGCTTTACTCTTCGGAGCCAACAGAGCCGTACCTCAGTTCGCAGAATTACGGAGAGCTGTTCTCAAACCAGATCATCTGGTTTGTGGACGACACCAACGTGTATCGTGTCACCATTCACAAGACGTTTGAGGGAAATCTGACAACGAAGCCCATTAACGGAGCCATTTTTATCTTTAATCCGCGAACGGGTCAGCTTTTCCTTAAGATCATCCACACCTCTGTGTGGGCTGGCCAGAAACGTTTGGGCCAGCTGGCCAAGTGGAAGACTGCTGAGGAAGTGGCCGCTTTGATTCGATCACTGCCCGTGGAGGAGCagccaaaacaaattattgTGACGCGCAAGGGCATGTTGGATCCGCTGGAGGTGCATTTGCTTGACTTCCCCAACATTGTGATCAAGGGCTCCGAGCTTCAGTTACCGTTCCAGGCTTGCCTCAAAGTCGAAAAGTTTGGTGACCTCATTCTGAAGGCAACCGAGCCCCAGATGGTGCTTTTTAACCTGTATGACGATTGGTTGAAGACCATATCTTCATATACGGCTTTCAGTCGACTTATCCTCATACTGCGTGCTCTCCACGTCAATACGGAGAGGACGAAGATCATTCTAAAGCCGGACAAAACCACCATAACGGAGGCGCATCACATTTGGCCCACTCTGACCGACGAGGAATGGATCAAGGTGGAAGTGCAGTTGAAGGACCTCATTCTCGCCGATTACGGCAAGAAGAACAACGTAAATGTGGCTTCGCTCACTCAATCCGAGATCCGTGACATCATCCTGGGCATGGAAATCAGTGCTCCTTCAGCGCAGCGCCAGCAGATTGCCGAGATCGAAAAGCAAACCAAGGAGCAAAACCAACTGACGGCGACCACTACGCGTACCACAAACAAGCATGGTGACGAAATTATTACCTCAACTACATCGAACTACGAAACGCAGACGTTCAGCTCAAAGACAGAGTGGCGAGTAAGAGCTATCTCCGCCACCAACCTGCACCTGCGAACGAACCACATCTACGTGAGCTCGGATGACATAAAGGAGACCGGCTACACCTACATCCTGCCCAAGAACATACTCAAGAAGTTTGTCACGATCTCGGATCTGCGGGCCCAGATAGCTGGCTACTTGTACGGTGTGAGTCCACCGGACAACCCACAGGTAAAGGAGATTCGCTGCATCGTAATGCCACCGCAATGGGGCACCCACCAGACGATTAACTTGCCCAACGCCCTGCCCACACATCAGTATCTCAAGGACATGGAGCCTCTAGGCTGGATCCACACGCAGCCCAACGAGCTGCCCCAACTGTCACCGCAGGACATCACGACGCACGCGAAGATCATGCAGGAGAACTCCAACTGGGATGGCGAGAAGACGATCGTGATCACGTGCTCCTTTACTCCTGGCTCCTGCTCACTTACCGCCTACAAGCTGACGCCTTCTGGCTTCGAGTGGGGCTCCAAGAACACAGACAAGGGTAACAATCCCAAGGGATACCTGCCTTCGCACTACGAACGCGTTCAGATGCTGTTGTCGAACAAGTTCCTTGGGTTCTTCATGGTGCCAGCGCAAAGCAGCTGGAACTACAACTTCATGGGTGTGCGCCACGACCCCAACATGAAGTACGAACTGCAGCTGGCCAACCCGAAGGAGTTCTACCACGAGCTCCATCGCACCTCGCACTTCCTGCTCTTCTCAAATCTCGAGGACGGCGGCGATGGTGCCGGCGCGGATCGGGAGGATGTGTATGCGTAG
- the LOC6530186 gene encoding dynein axonemal light chain 4 encodes MADEEGGKEGEKKIVHVYPLVKHTDMNEEMRIEAIELSITACEKYSSNYEHAAKIIKENMDKKFGIYWHVVVGEGFGFEVSYETENILYLFFAGNLAIVLWKCS; translated from the exons ATGGCGGACGAGGAGGGCGGCAAGGAGGGCGAGAAGAAAATCGTGCACGTTTATCCTCTGGTTAAG CACACTGACATGAACGAGGAGATGCGGATAGAGGCCATTGAACTGTCCATTACCGCCTGTGAAAAATATTCATCCAATTACGAG CACGCTGCCAAAATCATCAAGGAAAACATGGACAAGAAGTTCGGCATCTATTGGCATGTGGTTGTGGGCGAAGGGTTTGGCTTCGAGGTCTCCTACGAGACGGAGAACATTCTCTACCTGTTCTTCGCCGGCAACCTGGCCATCGTGCTGTGGAAGTGCTCCTGA
- the LOC6530187 gene encoding small RNA 2'-O-methyltransferase yields MFSHKFSCGDFQTLTKMTETGITFDPPVYEQRYCATIQILEDARWTDQISKVVEFGCAEMRFFQLMRRIETIEHIGLVDIDEPLLMRNVTSVNPLVSDYIRRRVSPLNVQILHGSVADSSEELRDTDAVVALELIEHVYDDVLAKIPVNIFGFMQPKLVVFSTPNSDFNVIFTRFNPLLPNGFRHEDHKFEWTREEFKNWCLGIVEKYPNYMFSLTGVGNPPKEYESVGHVSQIAIFVRKDLLEMQLVNPLVSKPNIDKESTPYKLIHSVEYPFYVDTRTEKEKIWTEVQIEFQRFKRHFNSCEVEVDTCQDTCSMPIAVLLDRLEHVGATKELIEELIQENNLKVENECVFIDNSDQESDWSDPYELSDRLSQEGVLVDQEREEECWDQSPES; encoded by the exons ATGTTTTCACACAAGTTTAGTTGCGGGGATTTCCAAACCCTGACCAAAATGACTGAAACCGGCATCACCTTCGATCCCCCGGTTTACGAGCAGCGATACTGCGCCACGATCCAGATCCTGGAGGACGCCCGCTGGACGGATCAGATTAGTAAGGTCGTGGAGTTCGGCTGTGCCGAGATGCGCTTCTTCCAGCTAATGCGTCGCATCGAGACCATAGAACACATTGGACTG GTGGACATTGACGAGCCCTTGCTCATGAGAAACGTAACCAGCGTTAACCCATTAGTTTCCGATTACATACGGAGACGCGTGAGTCCTCTAAATGTTCAAATTCTTCATGGAAGTGTAGCAGATTCTTCTGAAGAATTAAGGGACACAGATGCCGTAGTCGCACTAGAACT aaTAGAGCATGTTTACGACGATGTTTTGGCTAAAATTCCAGtcaatatttttggttttatgcAGCCAAAACTGGTAGTCTTTAGCACACCAAACTCGGACTTCAACGTTATATTTACACGGTTCAATCCCCTGTTGCCAAATGGTTTTCGCCACGAGGATCACAAGTTCGAATGGACTCGGGAAGAGTTTAAGAACTGGTGTTTGGGTATTGTGGAGAAGTACCCGAATTACATGTTTTCCTTAACGGGAGTGGGTAATCCGCCCAAGGAATACGAATCCGTGGGCCACGTCTCACAGATAGCCATATTTGTTCGCAAGGATTTGCTGGAGATGCAGTTGGTTAACCCTTTGGTTAGCAAACCCAATATTGATAAGGAATCCACTCCCTACAAGTTAATTCATTCCGTGGAATATCCATTCTATGTGGACACGCGTACCGAGAAGGAAAAGATTTGGACTGAAGTACAAATAGAGTTTCAGCGTTTTAAAAGACATTTCAACTCTTGTGAGGTTGAGGTGGATACTTGCCAGGACACTTGTAGTATGCCTATTGCTGTTTTATTGGATCGCCTAGAGCACGTTGGTGCTACTAAGGAACTTATCGAGGAACTGATACAGgaaaataacttaaaagtAGAGAACGAGTGTGTCTTTATAGATAATTCGGACCAGGAATCGGATTGGTCTGATCCCTACGAGTTGTCAGATCGTCTTTCCCAGGAGGGCGTGTTGGTCGACCAGGAGCGAGAGGAGGAATGCTGGGATCAAAGTCCAGAGTCGTAA